From the Streptomyces sp. Tu 2975 genome, one window contains:
- a CDS encoding MFS transporter — protein sequence MRTYQELFKAPEFAPLLAVSAAHVAALTVSGLALGTLVHDATGSPLLAALSMFGPKLAQMIGASVLLSAADRLPPRAATVGLALFFAVATTALALPNLPVWGIFLILSVQGTVGSVGGGVRYGLLTEILPAEGYLLGRSVHNMCAGSLQICGYAVGGVLVNVLTPRDALLIGAALYVVSAAVARVGLTRRPPRAKGRPSARESWGTNVRLWASKPRRRVYLALWVPNGLVVGCESLFVSYAPRHAGLLFACTAVGMLAGDILTGRFLPVRLRDRFGAPPLLLLLAAPYLIFFLHPALPVALAAVTVGAVGFSANLLLQERLLSLTPSDLTGHALGLHSSGMLTMQGVAAAIAGGIAQLTSPATAMTVMAAASAAVTLTLAPGLRRPAPVAVPVRSGEGFTKGRPRPADKA from the coding sequence GGTCTCCGCCGCGCACGTGGCGGCACTGACGGTGAGCGGGCTCGCCCTGGGGACGCTCGTCCACGACGCGACCGGTTCGCCGCTCCTCGCGGCCCTCAGCATGTTCGGCCCGAAGCTGGCGCAGATGATCGGCGCGAGTGTCCTGCTGTCGGCGGCTGACCGTCTCCCACCGCGCGCCGCGACCGTCGGCCTGGCGCTCTTCTTCGCCGTGGCCACCACGGCCCTGGCCCTGCCGAACCTGCCGGTGTGGGGCATCTTCCTGATTCTTTCGGTACAGGGCACGGTCGGCTCGGTGGGCGGCGGTGTGCGCTACGGACTGCTCACCGAGATCCTCCCCGCAGAGGGCTACCTCCTCGGCCGCTCCGTGCACAACATGTGCGCGGGAAGCCTCCAGATCTGCGGCTACGCCGTCGGCGGCGTACTCGTCAACGTCCTGACGCCGCGCGATGCCCTGCTCATCGGAGCCGCCCTGTACGTGGTCTCCGCGGCCGTCGCCCGCGTCGGCCTCACGAGGCGGCCGCCGCGCGCGAAGGGCCGTCCGTCGGCCCGCGAGAGCTGGGGGACCAACGTGCGCCTGTGGGCGTCGAAACCGCGGCGCCGTGTCTACCTCGCGCTGTGGGTGCCGAACGGACTCGTCGTCGGCTGCGAGTCCCTCTTCGTCTCCTACGCCCCACGCCACGCAGGGCTTCTGTTCGCCTGCACCGCGGTGGGGATGCTGGCCGGGGACATCCTGACCGGCCGCTTCCTGCCCGTGCGCCTGCGTGACAGATTCGGTGCACCGCCCCTGCTGCTGTTGCTCGCCGCCCCTTATCTGATCTTCTTCCTGCACCCCGCGCTGCCCGTGGCGCTCGCCGCCGTGACCGTGGGGGCGGTCGGCTTCTCCGCCAATCTGCTGCTCCAGGAACGCCTGCTGTCGCTGACGCCGAGCGACCTGACGGGTCACGCCTTGGGACTTCACTCCTCAGGGATGCTCACCATGCAGGGCGTTGCCGCGGCGATCGCGGGCGGCATCGCACAGCTCACCTCGCCCGCGACCGCCATGACCGTGATGGCCGCCGCCTCCGCCGCGGTCACCCTCACCCTGGCACCGGGCCTGAGGCGCCCCGCGCCGGTGGCCGTACCCGTCCGCAGTGGCGAGGGGTTCACCAAGGGCCGCCCAAGGCCTGCGGACAAGGCCTAA